The DNA region TATGAAGGACCTCACCCCTTGTATATGGGTTTTTTATGTTCTGCAAAGTTCTAGCATGAGCATTAATTCTAGTTCTGTTATGCTATTATATTTTGCAATATTTGATTCATGTGTGTACTGTCTTGGTGCTGTAGATGGATAGAAGGAAGCTAAATAAGAACGGAAAATTAGTAAAGGTTATTTTAAGTGCTGCTGCGTATGCTGCTGCTTGCATGACAGTTTTGTTTGTGAGCTCGATGGTACTTAACAAGAAAAGAAAACGAATTACCTACGGgccaatggaggagagagataAAACTAGAATTGACTACCTAAATTCGAAGATTTACAAGGATGATATAACATGCACAAAAATGCTACGGCTCAAGAGAGTACCTTTCTTTCGATTGTGTCAAGTGTTACGTGAACGCTCATTGCTTCGTGACACCTTACATGTATGTGTCGAGGAACAAGTTGCAGTGTTTTTGAACACAGTTGGACACAACTTGAAAAATAGACTAGTTGGTACTAATTTCACTAGGTCAGGTGAAACAGTTAGCCGGTATTTTGGATTAGTTCTTCATGCTATAGGTCAGCTAAGCAATGAGCTTATCCGTCCACCTTCATTGGAGACCCCTTCCAAAATCGCCGGAAACCCAAGATGGGATCCATATTTTAAGGTATACAGCTGAAACTGAGTTATAGGTGGTTAGAATTATTGCTTGTACTTGTTGATTCCATTTTGTACTATATCATTATAGGATTGTATTGGTGCTATTGACGGAACACATATAAGGGCATCTGTTAGTAAGTCTATGGAAGCAGCCTTTCGTGGTAGGAAGTCATTTCCTACACAAAATGTGATGGCAGCGGTAGATTTCGACTTGAAATTCACCTATTTGTTGGCTGGTTGGGAGGGGACAGCACATGATGCTGTGGTTTTAGCAGATGCACTAGAGCGTCCGAATGGCCTTCGAGTCCCTGAAGGTAACATATTTGTTCTAGAATTTTATGCCCATAACAGTACCGATTCATCTGAACCCATTTTTGACTATATATTGGTAATATCCTAGGAAAATTCTATTTAGTTGATGCTGGATATGGAGCAAAATCTGGCTTCATGCCACCTTTCCGTGGTGTAAGGTACCATTTGAATGAGTGGGGGAACAATCCAGTTCAAAGTGCAGAGGAATTATTCAATCTCCGGCACTCTTCTTTGCGAGTAACTGTAGAGCGTGCCTTTGGATCACTCAAAAGGAGGTTTAAAATTCTTGATGATGCAACCCCATTCTTTCCTTTTCCGATTCAAGTTGATATTGTCATAGCTTGTGCCATTCTTCATAACTGGGCTCTTTCTCAAGGAACAGATCGCTTCATCTTACCGGAAACCAATTGGACTCCCAACTCTCGGAGGACAGCTAGGCAACTCGCAAATGACCATAGGGTCATGGTTGATAAGAGGCAAATGATTGCTGAAACAATGTGGGCAGATCGTCAAAACTACTATAGTCATCAGTAGTGTGGTATTTGTGTATCAATAAATAATTTATGTAATAGCAGAACTTGAGCGATGTGTATTTCTAATGTTATGTACTACTTATTATAATGCTGTACTATTTTTTTGGACAATTTAATTACTGTTTTGTTATGGTTCTTATGACTCAACTGTGCTGCCTATTCACTCATTTTACTTGTTGCTGAATATTTATAGTATATTTTAGTGTCAGTTTACCATTGCACTCTCAAATACTTGTAGGAGATGGATCTTGACCAGCAGGCCGACAACTTGGGTGCAAATGGTGGTGGTCTTGTATGGCCAAGTGCCATGTCAAGCTACATGCTCCAGCACTTAGCTCAGCTTGTGTCCAGTGGTATGAAAACTTCAACAGGTTTCAAACAAGTTCATCTTAATGGTTGTGCAAGAGCTTTGATGGAGAACATGGGTTATCATGTCACCGGCACTCAAGTTGGTAATCATTTGAGGAAGTGGAAAAAGATATATGGAAAGATTCAGAAGCTGAAAAATTTGAGTGGAGCACTTTGGGATGAAGAAACTTGCACTATAAGTCTCGAACGAGAACATTACCTTGCTCACATTCAGGTTAGTTTTCTTCTACAATTGCTGTCATATTTTCTGCTTTATAATTGCTGCTACATTCCTGAAATATGATACCATATATGAATTATGTGCTAGATTCATCGTGACGATGCTAAATATCTGAACTGTCCAATAGAGCACTACCATGAGATGGCAACTATTTTTGGCAATAGCTTGGCAACAGGTGCATATGCTAAGGGGGCTAGTGACCCTCTTGCCTCAGAGGTGACTGCAACAGCGAATGCATCACAAGAGACTAAAGATGGTGCTGAAACAAATGAACAAGGAGAAGGTTCACCACTTGAGGCTGAGGAGATGACATTTTCAGCTAACACAAATGGTGCAGGGAGCTCTGGAACTAAACCACCACCAGCAAAGAAGCATAAAGTAGCTGCTGTTGAGGATCCAAATATTGCAATGGTCAGTATAATGAGTGAGGGTCTTGGGAACCTTGCAGCAGCCATAGAGAAGGTGGGGAAGGAAGATGATGGCATTCCTGAAAGGTTGTATGATGACATGATGAGTATTCCTGGATTTGATGAGGCGCATCTAGATCACTACTATGCTTATTTGTGCGAACATCCATCACTTGCAAGGCGCTTCTACAATATGCGTTTGTCATCAAAGATGGTGTGGGTTGCGAGGTACATCAAGGAGCACCTTTGAGGAGAACCTTTGTGGTCCTGATGAGTAGGAGCTAAAGTGCAGTGTATTTTGATAACCACCAAACTGTTAAAAATGGTGGCTAAAGACAAAGCACATGTGATGCTTGTAGTTGTTAGGTCGTCTTGGTGATTTTGGTATATATTTTGCTAACCCACTTGTTACAGTGGTGGTTGATGGCATGTAAGCACGGGTGGACATGCAATGGTAATTGTTAGGATGATGTTGCTGTAGTATATTTTGCTAACCACAAACTTGCTATAATGGTGGTTGATGGCATGTAAGCACGGGTGGTGGTTGCTATTTATGGAACTTGGTATTCTAAAATTATATTTGCAACTATTTTATGGAAATTGAGATATAAACTTTGGTGCTGTATGTGTTATCTAATTTCATAAGTTGAATTATGTGTGATTACGTAGAAGTAAAGATTTGTACAGGTAAAGTTACCACCTATGGTACAGGGGtgactatacccagaaccattcaTTCAACCAAACAAAATCTTGTACCATCCTGTACCATTCCATCCAATGAAGCAAACAAAAAACTGAATCGTTTCATACGTGCTACCAAACAGACAATTTGAACCAAACCATCCAGGACCATTCGATCAGCTTGAACAACACATGCAGGATAGAATCTATTCATCCAACCAAACACTACCTTATATTATAAGAGTTTCCagaatagcataagttctagactgatagaaattattacaagcTAGTTTAAAGGTTCAAGTTCACGgtagcggaatttaaagtacgacaaatgtacacgtcgctagtacggacatcatgctaagccatggcatgacatcactcgttatgatcagtgttggtcggggacgggtcccactccacggaccaaccatcaggcaaagtatagggccaaggcatggggagggtagagtcttcagggacatgacctgaaataaaatcatattgcaaggctgagtactctaatactcagcaaggcttacccggaattagggtatacttagcccataactagaatcgaatttcaacccttgcaaggtaaacctaactgacacgcttggaacaccaacaggtcattccgaagcaaccgtttgcctttcattccgggtcgtggaacaaagccaccacaagcggctgcaggaccatatgcacatccaatgtgcaggatatacatctacagcgcgactgtatgatcgtattcctgtctgctctgcagaacgtactcccacacgtcggtgcgtgtaaacataaaataaaagtcgagtggtggggggcgagtccacttgccgggccgattggttactaggcttacctcttaccatatttcacggtatgtggctagtagtttcaaacgcttaactgccactaccacacactgcgaccttaaccaaattcatcaacacagatggggtatcatttctttcaaggatactacacataaccccgtccgtcatccttatagtgagtgcagtattgtaagcaaccaattcctacatcgcgcgagtgaccggaaatcactcgacttctaccggtcctattagcatagcactagtcggactcaagttctaatattcagtacatcggctcctaggaatatgcaactagggtttccagaaaatccctaagaacttaatgcacaagtatatatatatatataaatgtagattgcagtgtaaataagtagtgggtttatgtccggggcttgccttcactggcgaggttggggtcagagacgttaacaaattcttctgaacttgggttcggggcttcagttaaatctccgacgacgtttccggggtcttcagagatttccacttcggattccggaagaatctgatagtctccgtcggcgagaagcgtcgagtctacaaaTGAcgtaaatgatgcagtttagaaaatgcatagacttctattctgtttcacgataaagttgcaatccaacgaaattaacattacatactaacaaACAACACCATTTTCCTttattgggcagtcatttatcgggtattaagtaacatggttggttaccctaaatatttaactaactgcatgaagtagcatgtttggttatcttaaacaattaaactaattacatttaataactttatttatttgactagctaattatctttaataaccctaggttattatttaattatggacctactttgattaattaggaatatagtaTTATTATATAATGTTCCATTTATTttggttgttctacacctgatcataggttgagaatttgtgaacatattacactactcaagaacaacacctcaaaatatgtttataatttttcatgaactagagctattgttcatgaattttctttgaaaataACCATAAATTCATAACTTTGTGTATaacctactattaatcctaatatttttactatggattacacacaCAAAAGGAAAGTTAGGGTATAACTTTCAGGTAAAAATACTAACAaaaacatccttaattaaaatctaagcatttcatcaacatacaacaaaggtactcgaatttctaagtaattcagcagtaaagaactcgaaatttttacacagagctacacatgggacatacaacctaagttctaaaattcagccacaacacatgcatataacatgagatacaaataaaacactcatttcctaatatttaatctacatcagaaaatacacacatacagctcaaactcactatataaaagtagatgaatttaacttaaggattcaaacaaaattggtttggcatttttatgaattttctataattttctacacatttttgaagttcacagcttttgaattggggggggggggttctggaatcttgcagggagacccttagaacttttgaaatcttttcaaataggcccttggctcgtcggggaagaaggtaGGAGCATCGCTGGCCAAATTTCAGCGAGGGAAGCgatggggggtggagaaggactaGCCCACGAgcaccaggagctcaaggcgcatcCAGGGGTAGGCTTGGGAGGcagaggggatggccggaggtggggttcccacggcggccgaggcggcggcgcggaggagctcgtcggcaagAGGCTTCCCGGCGAGGAAGGCGACCAAGCTCGGGTCTgacagctgcagcaggaggaggggaagctattggggtggtcggattggacGGAGAAGGGGCAGAGGTAGAGGTTCGACGGCGACAGAAGCTTACGGGCGAGACGGTAACGGCGGTGGGGTGGTTCCGGTGGAAatccggccacggggagtggcttgggagcgtcagtgaggtgaggagaagcttcccagggggttgtagtgggcaaTGGGAGGCGGACGGTGGCGGTCCACAGCGGACAGAGGATcgccggagtggaagaaggaggcggcggtggtgttctaGGCTCTCGGCGAGTGAAGAGCAAAAGTGGGAGTGGAATGGGGAGAGAAGGAGCTGGTGAAGCTCTTGAGCTAGAAGAGAGGGGGTgagggggcgtgcacgggcgGCTGCTATGGCGGCAAGGTGGCGAAGGTAGAGCCACGGGgtggcgtggcacgcgcgcgagagggccatggaggaggagctagggcggtggccgggctaggggcgacgcgtggaggcgaaggcagcaggaggtggcgccggggaggagcaggagcggcggtgagcggctcTGACGACCggcagcagaggagcagaggagcagggtaggtgccagaggaggaagaagagggaagggggtccgaaggacttccctggaatttgcaaaaatctcagggacctcactgtaaactgaatttttccactgatccaaagctctaatgaggaaatgaccaaaatagaagttgtagagtttttcaaatcctacaactttgctttagggctcaagttcagaaacctaaagtacacagctttattttacaactttgcactcaaatcaaacttaaataagttttgtccttattaaggtaaatttcttataactttggatctaattgcaagtatttatgacatgtcatgatgacttgcacctttttacctTTTAGCCcgtagtaactttgaaagttacttttataattgaactacttgcataaaaggacttgtacttttgtaaaattacataaatacccttattttcataactttactaaatttttacacaattcaatccacaccaaacattcttcctattggcttgctctatttaacacctagggtgtcacaaccttcgcccctaaaaggaatctcgtcccgagattaccaGAATGATATAATAAGATGAcagatacctaagaattctcgaggaagtctgggaagttcttctgaagatagtcttcggtttcccaggtagcttcttcttctgtatgatgattccactagattttaaacatcttgactgttgctcttctggtacttctttccttggtgtctaagattctgattggattcACCTTATAGGAAAAATCGGGctcgatgtcgatactttgtgtatcaatgatttcagtaggaacaCTGATACAGTTTTTCAGTTGAGATaaatggaagacattatgaatggctgctagctgaggaggaagttgaagttgataggctacgggtccacaaattttaaggattttaaaaggaccaatgtagcgaggagcgagtttgcctttgataccaaatcattgaacacctcgagtaggagatactcgcaggtatacaaaatcacctacttcaaactgtattggtttcctccttttgtctgcgtagctcttttgtcttgattgagctgcttttagattattacgaatgatctttaccttttcttctgcctcgttGACGAGATCAGGcccaaagatttcgcgttcaccagtctgagaccaatttaaaggagttctgcattggcgaccatataatgcttcaaatggagccattttgatacttgactgataactgttattataggagaattctgccagagctaagcatttgtcccaatgcttgtcgtactggatcacacaggctcgaagcatatctttgaggatttggtttatcctttctgtttgcccatctgtttgcggatgatatgcggagcttcaaattaacttggttccaagggtttgttgaagttgctcccagaaacgagcaacaaactgtgctccacgatcagagatgatcgttttaggtatcccatggagacgaacgatctggtttagatagatttcagcatacttcttagcattgtaagtggtatgtaccgggagaaaatgagcggtcttggttaatctatccacaattacccaaatggaatcatgtctctgggaagtgttgggtaaacctacgataaaatccatactgatatcttcccatttccaagaaggaataggtaaaggctgcaatgtaccagaagtccttaagtgactggctttaactctctgataagtatcacattcagagacgtacttcgctatttctcttttcatacgagtccaccagaaattctgtttcaagtcttgatacatcttcgtactgccagggtgcatagcaaacttagataaatgtgcttcctccattatttgcttgcgaagctgatggtttttgggtacaaccatacgtcccttgaaccatagaattcctttaggatcctcttggaaacatttatacttttcttctccttgggctaattgttgcttgataattttgactcccttatcatgtagttgtgccataacgatactatcctggagtataggctcaaccgttatatgattcagactgccttgaggtacgatctccagattaagctttctcatttcccagcagagtgTTGCTAAAAATTTCTACtaataagcaatgacaatgtgacttgcggctaagtgcatccgcaaccacattggctttgcctggatggtagtgtacttcaagatcataatcctttataagctctaaccaacgtctttgcctcatattcaagtccgcttgcgtaaagatgtactttaaactcttatgatctgtgtaaatattgcacttggtacccataagatggtgtctccaaagtttaagtgcatgtataacggctgcaagctcaagatcatgagtaggatagttctgctcatgtgtccgaAGTGTTCTAGAGGCGTATGCAATCAtgcggttatcctgcataagtacacacccaagtccggtgcctgatgcatcacaatagacatcaaaaggtctggatgggtctagctgagccaaaactagagcagtggtaagatgtgctcttaaggtgtggaaagcttcttcacatttctcattctaggagaatttaactcctttcttcaacagttctgtcatgggcttggctatctgtggcagaaccaacctgaattataccggcacaagtacgcgagtccactcccgagggctccaacgtgcttcaaacggtataatcccttggcctatcgggtaacgtcccgataaaccaccgatacacaggatcaaataaggttacctcacacgaaggtgagtccagagatacaatcaccagcacatttttacatcacagggatttacattacaagagttttcaaaagcagtacctTACCAACTGTGAAAGCTAaggcttttggcagcggaaaacatacgcgtcaatgcacaacacgtcgtcaagacggatgtcatgctaagcccaggcacgacatcactcggtatcaccaatgttggtcggggacggatcccattccacggaccaaccttctgggagagcacagggccaagataggggaagagtagagtcttcaagactttacctgaaaaacataaaactagcaaggctgagtatactaatactcagcaaggcttacccgggattgggtatactttagcccataactagacttatgaaggcttataatagttctgggtttagtttcagctgaaaagcaactaagagtagatccttattttcaacttttagctttcaagttctatgtgattatccattctaggtaagcacttataactaagcaagcaaggtagagctctttatcttaatcatcagtattacttatcatatagttgctcttgttactctgtgtgataaagagattaagtagtctcaatcatcgtgagaggcggacgattctgaatcgaatttaaccttgcaaggtaaacctaactcacacgcttgaaacaACCAAGggtcgtttcgaagcaaccgtttacctttcattccgactcgtggatcagagccaccacaagcgactgcaggaacatacgcacttccaaagtgcaggacatacgtctgtagcgcgactacaaaacccgtattcctggtggcccttgcaacacgtatttcctcagtcgaataaagtaaccagaagaaccaaatacatgtggtgggaggtatgtccactcctcgggccgattggttactaggcttaccgcttaccatatttcgcggcatgtggttagtactttcaaacgcttaaccccgatcggcacacaccgcgaccttatcaaaattcaacaacacagacggggtatcacctcaaccatgatacctcataaaactcccgtccgtcatccttatagtgataacagaaatgtaaacattacaactcctatatcgcgcgagtgacaggaaatcacctgacttctaccggccctattagcatagcagctagtcggactcaagtgctagtatccatctcattggttcctaggagaatgcaactagagtttcaagcaattcctaagaacttaatgcatagaatacgtaaatagatatagattgcagtgtaataaaaatagtaggttatgtccggggcttgcctttactggtggggctgaagtcagagatgttagcatcattgtcttccgaactttggtccggggcttcagataatcccttggtgacattcatttggtcttcaggaatatcctctgcagactcctgggagatcttgtaggtaccgtgtgcggaagtagtcgtatctacatgccatgcaacattacattcaaagggcgcacataaaactattttacttcacaacaaaattgcaattcaacattcatttaacaggctactcacataacaaccaaaaagatctgaaactaaacttagataaagCTTTAGAAGGAtagctaattagaatcggctgctcgttgaagattacaacagagccgattggaaacaacagatgTTTGGCCGATGGAAAGGtacatcggtttcctaagtgattgatgaaagcatcgattaccttagcagaggaaagattcctaaagcagtttgTGTCTTAACCgagatgtgtttaagtgttattctgggtaactaggtgtggttatatcgactcgattacgtcagcacaacaattgagtgacgcatagccgaatggagtgtggttaagggtatatggccgatagatatatagccgatctctcagtcgataaatcgactgatagaagtgtgtggataaggatggggaaactaaggatcgatcggtcgtgtttgaccgatatagaaaagcaaccaaaatcggcttgggtcggccgatggcaagaaccctaaaatcgtgggtgtctctccgatacatcgactctatgcagtcaatgtaggacagaacaaaaggattgtatcggcagtagccgatactagaaaggtaacaatcgtatcagctaaccagccgatggtagaagtatcgactgacagctgttacacaggaacatcatagacttaaggaaacggatgcttagcggctgaactgatagctaACGCTGAAgtatagccgcagagatgtataagctaagcagcaaaaacacataaactaatagggatccttttacgaaaaggatcttaaggaaatggcaatcaagacaaggttaaagtcttgatggcagggataagagcactcatatgaagggattaactaaacatcacacatctctatttaagacatatattctatggcttatttttcagctataacacaagcatacaatataaggcacaataaaacattcattccctaacatttgacctaaacaattagaccacacatcaaagacttttatctcatgatcataacatacaacttgtagattttgacctagggtttccagtaaaactgattttgtatttttatgaactccttacgaaaatctataaaatgtagaagttcattgatttgaaataaagaaagttttggaaatcttacagaaaacaccctaaactttctaaaccaaagcaattaagtccctggtcgggaaaacagataacaggaagttaacgacgatattccggcaaaagagtcgccggcattaagaagattctatgaatcagggcaaaccttggggtaaccttggttatgaaggagaacgggtgaaaagtgaattcccgcggcgaacaggatcggcgaagagaaaagctcgacgatgacgagactccgtggttgacgaagaagcttgccgggcaAGGTTGCCATGCTTGATTGCATCGAGgcgcctccgagctcgtcacgcctaactgccgccttcgctccacaacccCTCCTTCCGATTCGCCTTGCCAaactcgtagccgcatcactatctgtggctttcgccgccccacgctgagcactcgacgtggtcaaatcctggaaggaaaccctggacgccatgctgtttgcggaCCCGCTGTTGTCAAATCCGCGccgctgtttccgcctcgaccacctcgtgctgttgctcctcttcctccttatCTGCTGGACCGGCGTCGTCTCGGCCTTGTCGTGCTGCATCGGCACACCGTTGCtctgcacaccgtcgcaacatccgcccgacggtgTCTTGTACCCTTGATGCCTCGCCCAACGGCAGGACCCTCGCGTCCTCCAGCAgcacgcgtatcggcatttcatcgaacacttGAGCTGCGTCCTTGACACGGCtgtcgcgttcctgcatctcgtgCAACAGCTTTCCACCGCACTCCTCCTGCGCATGCCGTTGCCCTGCATGGCTCCTTCTCTTTCTTCGATTGCCGGATTCGCGCTTACTCCGGTCTTGCCACGTCACTTCCGCGCATGCTCGAATCGCGTGCGTGCCGTAGTTGCTCGTCTGCACAGGAGGTCGCGGGGGAGTAAACCCAGGACGTCACCATCGTTTGACCCCGGGTGTCCGCACCGATTCACGCAGAAACCCTACACTGCCGCGTCCTGTGCCGCCCGCATGCCGCAACTCCTCCCGCGCTCTCCGTTCCAGTGCCTGCTCACGCCGCCAGCTCGGCGCCCGTTCACGCCGCTTGCTCTGCGcacgagccgccacgccagctCGCTTCCGCACGCGCGTCTGCTCCAtgcctcccgagccgcgcgcccatGTTCCTGCCGCCTAGAGCCACGCTGGTCAGCCATGCGCCGGCCAAGCCGCACCAGGCGCCGCTCCTGGATTCACTCTGGCTCCTGTGCCACCGCGCCCACACGCCCGGCGCCCGCCACAGCCGTCCGAGCCGCGCCCCCTCGCACGCCTGGGCCACCTGCGTGCTGCCTGCAGAGCGCCCGCGCGCCAGCCTCCGCGCCTACGGCCgccccgcctgcgcgcgccccgcctgggctcgcctgctcccgcgcgctgcGCCCGCGCCGTCCTGGGCCCGCCTCGCTCCGCATCCGTgcgcagcgccgcgccgtcctcggcccgctcgc from Panicum hallii strain FIL2 chromosome 9, PHallii_v3.1, whole genome shotgun sequence includes:
- the LOC112876934 gene encoding uncharacterized protein LOC112876934 isoform X1; the encoded protein is MQRVCWSAALLQPMTKGFNIYFCSFPDFQSVLTMNQCLFDAGNFGLKLFLLKEMDLDQQADNLGANGGGLVWPSAMSSYMLQHLAQLVSSGMKTSTGFKQVHLNGCARALMENMGYHVTGTQVGNHLRKWKKIYGKIQKLKNLSGALWDEETCTISLEREHYLAHIQIHRDDAKYLNCPIEHYHEMATIFGNSLATGAYAKGASDPLASEVTATANASQETKDGAETNEQGEGSPLEAEEMTFSANTNGAGSSGTKPPPAKKHKVAAVEDPNIAMVSIMSEGLGNLAAAIEKVGKEDDGIPERLYDDMMSIPGFDEAHLDHYYAYLCEHPSLARRFYNMRLSSKMVWVARYIKEHL
- the LOC112876934 gene encoding uncharacterized protein LOC112876934 isoform X2 codes for the protein MDLDQQADNLGANGGGLVWPSAMSSYMLQHLAQLVSSGMKTSTGFKQVHLNGCARALMENMGYHVTGTQVGNHLRKWKKIYGKIQKLKNLSGALWDEETCTISLEREHYLAHIQIHRDDAKYLNCPIEHYHEMATIFGNSLATGAYAKGASDPLASEVTATANASQETKDGAETNEQGEGSPLEAEEMTFSANTNGAGSSGTKPPPAKKHKVAAVEDPNIAMVSIMSEGLGNLAAAIEKVGKEDDGIPERLYDDMMSIPGFDEAHLDHYYAYLCEHPSLARRFYNMRLSSKMVWVARYIKEHL
- the LOC112873074 gene encoding atherin-like, with amino-acid sequence MRRPSRTRRRSWIHSGSCATAPTRPAPATAVRAAPPRTPGPPACCLQSARAPASAPTAAPPARAPPGLACSRALRPRRPGPASLRIRAQRRAVLGPLARALDPSRTARPRLRHCQLGRAASRDARARAWLLQPRVRAPPACCSRPHVQYQLGA